The Sparus aurata chromosome 15, fSpaAur1.1, whole genome shotgun sequence genomic interval CATCATTAACCACTGATCAATCAATACTAATATTCACCTTGAAGTCTGCGCAGGCTTCATGGAGCTGAGACGCTTTATGGTTCTTGTGCGTGCCAACCAGGACGCATAAGAAGCACACAGGGACCCTTTCCTCCATACAGAAGAGCTTGAGCTCATCACGGTGCTCCCTGCACTTCAGAGACAGCGGGTCTCCTGTCACCTCCACAACTGTGTGCTCCCTCAAAGCAGACCTCTGCTGATGCAGCAGGGCATGAGCCTGGCACAGTGAGGCATCACAAGTCAGACAGGTTTTTACGGCCACTGATGGTGTCTCTATGCAGTGATCACAGTGGATGGTTGAAGAGGATTTCGATGCCCTGTCTGGTGTCGCCGTCGAAATCTCTTTTGTTGATGGCATGTTAGTGGTGAAGTCCTTTACTTTGGTCCAAAGGATTGTGTTCACCTCCAGAGTAAGGTCAGATGGGAGGAAAATCTGACACTCTGGACAGAAGAGAGGAGCCTGATTAGAACCATCAGTTTCCCACACAGCCTGGATGCAGGTGAGACAGAAGTCATGTCCACACGGCAGCGTCACAGGATCCGTGAAGAAGTCCTGGCAGACGGGACACTTTAAAGTCTCCTCAACAGTCCCCATAGCTCTGCTTGCACCTGTTATGGCAGCTCAGAGTGCCCTGCACTCCTGCCTGGCCTTCCCGCTCATGAATGTTTCACAGGCCTCTCTTGGCACGCATCAGTGTCAGATTACTAAAGATGAGTTGACATCCTCCAGTAGCTGTTTCAAGCCATTGACTCTCAGGAGACCACACACAATGGGATGGCAAGTTTCCAACACACCGGATTCAGTGAATTGAATTACCAATTAAGGACCTTTGAatattgaataataaaaaaaactctgttGTTTTCCACTTAAGTAAACCTTGAATTATGGAGCAAAATGCTCCTATGCAATACTCAATGATGAAGTTACACATTAAtgaaataattcaataaatacattatatcaataataacaaaaataattaaagaaatATGTGACATTGAATTTCAATaaaaatttattttaattaatacaaTATAACTCTACTCCGGTAGGTTATTGTATAAAGGTCTTATAGCTGAAATTAGTTTGTCTTCTTATGTAAAACCTAAAAATAAAACCTAAAACTTCATTTCAAACATGAAGAGCCAGTGTGATGTGTCTCTCTTACATCCTTGTGTTTGTACTTCCCATAACCTCTGAGGTGTCCACCCAACAGAACTACTCTATCTGCGTACGTAAAGACCGACTCGCTCGTGACTCACTACGTGACCATAACCAGATATTCTACGTACACGTCATTCTTGCATAGCTCAGCTACGGCACTTCCCATCCAACGTGGGCTGTGGATGTGGCAGCAAGGCAACCTCGGACCGGCTGACTACGTGTCTCCTGCACTACTCTCATAAGTGGAGTTGGTCTTGCGTTTCGAGACTCTCACATTGTCAGGTAATGAGTCATTTAGTACAAAGTTTCATCTCTCCATTCCGTCAGAAATAGCCGCTAAACTCTGCAGTGAGCTTGCTCGcagttgctaatgctagctaacgtcaGCTAGCTGCAGGTACGCGTTCTGACACATTGCTGCGATTTGTTAGCATTGTTATTTAACTTTAAACCTCAGTGGCTTAACATAAGAGTTTATTTATGTGAACAGCACCTAAACCCTGGGTTATTTTCTCTAGAAGTTGCTTCTAAGCTTATGTTAACTAATCCAAACAATATCATCTTTACTCTGTCAGTGTGTCAAGTTCAAGTAAAAGCTATCAACACAACAATTCTGATAACTTCATGGCACATGATGCAGAACTCTCCACTGTGACCTAAAGAAGTGATTCATATTGGTTTTGTGCTTGATTTTCTATGTATTTTAAACCTTGCTGTAGGTAACCTACCTTGCAGCATGTCATATCCAAAAGCTGCTTATCTCAGATGAGGTTGTTGCACTGTCATAGTAACCTGACACTGATAAGTGTGTTGATCACAGCTTTCAACACAGTTTTGGTGCCATGTTTGCCAGGCTGGCCTTGTGCTCTCGCCTGCCATCCAGAATCTGGCGTTCAAATGTCTGTCCTGTACCGATCAGAGCGTTTTCCCAGGCAAAGTGTAAGTAACCAGCCAGCTTCTTTGTATTGTCATCATGTCTCACATCTGAATGCTGTAATACTATTTGGTGCATGCAGGTGTGTAATCTAATGTACCTTTGTTATGTTATCATCTGCAGTCTCGCTCCCACGCCCCCATGGAAAGTCTTTCGCCCACCGGAGTCAGTTAAAGCAGGCCAAACGCATTGTAGTGAAGCTAGGGAGTGCTGTGGTGACACGAGATGAGTGTGGTCTGGCACTGGGACGTCTGGCCTCAATAGTGGAACAGGTAACACCATATAaatgttattaatgcagacaaATGAAGAACTCTGTCTATGTTGGTTGTCTTAAGCATGATATAATGTGGGCTCAAGGAAGATTTTAACAACAAATGGGCCTGAGGAGTGGTCCTGTCTTGGAACTTGAATGTTTAAGGCTTTGTGTGTCCTTTCAGGTGGCCATGCTGCAGAATCAAGGCAGGGAGATGATGATTGTCACCAGTGGTGCTGTGGCGTTTGGGAAGCAGAGACTGAGACACGAGATCCTGCTGTCTCAGAGCGTCAGACAAGCCCTGCATTCTGGACAGAACCAACTCAAAGAAATGGTGAATAATAATCTTGATTACTGGGAACTTTTGTTCACTCTTTGAGAAATGCTTAGGTTGGATAAATATTTGTTGAATGGTGTTCATGTTCTTGTTAACTTTCATGAAACCTCTCTTTTTTGCAGTCAGTTCCAGTTTTGGAGGCCAGGGCGTGTGCAGCTGCTGGACAGAGCGGTCTGATGGCATTATACGAAGCTATGTTCACACAGTACAGCACCTGCACTGCACAAGTATGAGCTCGACTTTTTTTCATTCAGAACAAAACACTGTCAGCACAAACGTCACTTCAGTCTCTTCCTTCATTTTCCACTTCTGCAGATTCTGGTCACCAACCTGGATTTTCATGATGAGCAGAAGCGTCGCAACCTGAACAGCACGCTCCATGAGCTGCTGCGGATGAACATAGTTCCTATCATCAACACCAACGACGCTGTTGTTCCGCCCCCTGTTCCCAgcagtgacctgcagggggtaaATGTGGGTACTGTGTGAAGGGCATGCTGGGAATGCTTAATGTTGGCCCGAATTGTGTTGGTGGATTGCTTGTAAAGACGTATGTTTCTTTTCTACTTACACACATTTCCATCCTCACTAACTTTTGGGCATatagttttaattttaaagcCTTCTTTAAATGTTATCTACTAAGTTAAAGTATCGTGGTCTTATTTTCTGTCACATTTATGTGCATAGACCTGCTTGAGTTATCTCCTTTTGGAAAGTGGTGAACATATGTTGTTTGTTCTGCAGCTGAGTGGCACTGTGAGGCTTTGTTGTTGCATGGTAGCGGCTGATGTTGCTGTTATTCACAGTATAATGTAAGATATTTCCATCTGGCTTAATGAAatttctgtttgtatttcagGTAATCAGCATCAAAGACAATGACAGCTTGGCTGCACGGCTGGCTGTTGAAATGAAGGCAGACCTCCTTATTGCCCTGTCCGATGTTGAAGGTATAGAAGTAACCACTAATTCATCATTTATCATGATTTACTCTGTATTCTCACATTAATATTAATTATCTTAATGTATTGTTGCAAAAAGGCTGCAATTAAGCATTATTTTCTGATTGTCAATCTATCATTCATTTACATGTCATAATTAATCAGATACCATTATAATGCAAAGATATATATTGAAATTGCTTGATTTGCTCGTCAACCATAAAAAAGCTAAGATATgaagaggataaaaaaaaatctaaatctacaTGTTAATAGATACAAAGAAACTAACGAAGAATTGTTTGGTAATAAAGCAAACTGTAAATAACTGATAGGGCCACTCTTACATGAATTTCAGCCCACTCTTCATTTGGATATTGCGATCTCgataatatttttattaattgtgcagccctattcTTTCTGAGAAGCACCCAAGCCTGTGATATCATTCTAAAATGTCTTCTGTGGGACCTtgccactgtaaaaaaataatgatgatactATTAAAGTTTTATTGGCTTGCCCTTAGAAGTTAAAATTGTTGACAGAGAGCTTGTGTTCCAAAACTGGAAGTGTGGGGATTCAAAGGATTTGGCGTTTGCAAGGTAGTGAAATATGGCATCTGGTGTTTTTTATAGCTTTTTCCACACTAGAGACTAAAAGTCAGTGTGTCATAACATAATCTACTCAGATTTTGACAATTCTTCCTTATATCTGTCTCCCAACTCCATGGAAGTGTAATGCTTAATCACTGGAGTACTTTAAATAGTTAAGCAGGAAACAAAATGATCGTTACTGAATCATCTCTCAGCATAATATCCTGTCACTGCATTCTAATTGTGCGTTGCATGGATCAAATCTATAATGAGTGTGTATTTGCAAAACAATAATGAaatttatcagttttaacattaaatgttttgtttttgaactcTATTTAGTTGAATATAGGTCAAAAAAGGAGTTGCAAATAAatgctttctgtttttatttctgttttacacTGTTGGATTCGGGCTGATGTAAAAACTTTCTGTAATCTGTCTGGCCTGTTGGTCTGTTTATTCTTGATCAAAAGagatattattatttatgtgaCTGATTTGGATCTGtgaaggattaaaaaggaatgaaaaaatCTATCTCACAGGGTTATACGACAGTCCCCCAGGAACAGATGATGCCAAGCTCATCGATATATTCTATCCTGGGGACCAGCAGTCAATCACGTACGGCACCAAGTCCAGAGTTGGCCTCGGTGGCATGGAAGCCAAGGTCAGCATGAAGGATGATATTTTATCTCAGAGTGTAAACAGCACTGAGTTTGTACAGTTATTAAAAAGTTGCATCATACTCTGTCATGTCGTCTGCATCAGGTGAAAGCAGCCCTTTGGGCACTCCAGGGTGGGACGTCTGTTGTCATTGCTAATGGCACAAATCCTAAAGTCACAGGCCACGTAATCACAGACATTGTGGAGGGGAAGAAAGTTGGCACCTTCTTCTCTGAAGTGAAACCTGCAGGTACAGGGTGCAAGCATCTGGGACAATAGTTTACCCAGGTGTTGTGTTTGGGATTTTATGTTTGATGTGTAATTATTGACAACACCAGGTCCGACTGTGGAGCAGCAGACTGAGATGGCTCGGCATGCAGGCAGGACTCTGGCCTCTCTGGACCCTGAACAAGTGAGTTTCTGGCTCCCCAGTGTGGTCTGACTAACTGAAGGGAGGCCTTAAAATGATCTATATGCATATCTCATGGaataaaaagtatttatatGGCTTGATATTTCTCCTAACTGACAGATTGGAGTGATAGTTATATCAGTTTATTTAGCACCGAGTTAATCCAACCAGCAACAGAAGGTTAAGGTTAATCCTTTATGAttctttaaataatttaaatgacAAGATTACAGTAGGAGAAAGCATCTGTTGTGTAGAATATGTTACAAATGTAGAAAATTAAAAACTTGAAGCAGCCTaatctaaaagaaaaatggatATCATTTTCACAACATGATGCCAACAGTCTCCAAACTCATTAATTTTTACATTGCACTAGTATCAAATGTAATTACTCTTGATTCTGGTGTTTGTTGATCAtattgcatgtgtttgtttttccagagAGAGGAGATCATCTGCTGTCTTGCTGAGCTGCTTACAGAGAAAAAAGATGAGATTCTCAGTGCCAACAGGAGAGACATGGAGTTAGCAACAGCATCAGGTACAGAGGCACAGATAGGACGCACTGATCACCTTAATCCACAGCTGCATGCAATCGACAGACTCAAATGCCATTCAGTGCCAGTGGTTATTAGTCATCTATAGCACCTTTCTGAGGGCATATGAGAGTTAAGACCATCTTCTTGTAATCTTATACAGCATGTTGTCAGTAAGAGGCTTAGGCAGGAATCAGTTTGTGCCCTGTGTCGCAGGGCAACATACATGAAAGTGGAAGATAATCTCCACATGGATCTATAGAGGACTGAACTGTCAGTGTTGTTATTGATTCATTAATATTTTTCATAGGTCGTTTGTCCCAACCTCTCATCAACCGCCTGAGTCTGTCAACTGCTAAGCTGAACAGTCTTGCCATTGGCCTCCGTCAGCTAGCTGTGTCTTCCAGGGATAGCGTGGGTCGTGTGCTGAGGAGGACCAGGGTGGCCAACAACCTGGAGCTGGAACAGATCACTGTCCCCATCGGTGTCCTGCTGGTCATCTTTGAGTCACGTCCAGATTGTCTCCCACAGGTCAGTCAACCTCAGCCCTCAGCTATGGACCTGACCACTATCAACTGCTAGTCttggagttttatttttttacctccTGCATCTTTATCACTGAATGCTCAAGTCACACTTTCATGTATTAATATTGTGTTCCAGGTGTCGGCTCTGGCTATTGCCAGTGGAAATGCTTTGCTACTGAAGGGCGGTAAAGAAGCTTCCAACACCAATAAAATCCTACATCAACTCACTCAGGAAGCACTCTCCCTTCATGGAGTATCTGATGCCATTCAGCTGGTAAGAACTGAAAGCATTACGTTATCCAACCACAGTGTGGGTTTTCACATAATGACATGCTTAATTTGCCATTATCTTTTTTTCAGGTGAGCACACGTGAAGAAGTTGAGGATCTGTGCAGACTAGACAAGATGATTGACCTGATCATTCCAAGGGGATCGTCCCAGCTCGTCCGGGACATCCAGAGGGCAGCAAAGGGTATTCCTGTTCTGGGTCACAGCGAGGGTGTCTGCCACGTCTACATAGACAGCGATGCCAGCATAGATAAAGCCATTAGTGTTGGTAAGTGGTTCCTATGTGTAGCACTGTTGATGT includes:
- the LOC115597029 gene encoding delta-1-pyrroline-5-carboxylate synthase isoform X1, yielding MFARLALCSRLPSRIWRSNVCPVPIRAFSQAKFSLPRPHGKSFAHRSQLKQAKRIVVKLGSAVVTRDECGLALGRLASIVEQVAMLQNQGREMMIVTSGAVAFGKQRLRHEILLSQSVRQALHSGQNQLKEMSVPVLEARACAAAGQSGLMALYEAMFTQYSTCTAQILVTNLDFHDEQKRRNLNSTLHELLRMNIVPIINTNDAVVPPPVPSSDLQGVNVISIKDNDSLAARLAVEMKADLLIALSDVEGLYDSPPGTDDAKLIDIFYPGDQQSITYGTKSRVGLGGMEAKVKAALWALQGGTSVVIANGTNPKVTGHVITDIVEGKKVGTFFSEVKPAGPTVEQQTEMARHAGRTLASLDPEQREEIICCLAELLTEKKDEILSANRRDMELATASGRLSQPLINRLSLSTAKLNSLAIGLRQLAVSSRDSVGRVLRRTRVANNLELEQITVPIGVLLVIFESRPDCLPQVSALAIASGNALLLKGGKEASNTNKILHQLTQEALSLHGVSDAIQLVSTREEVEDLCRLDKMIDLIIPRGSSQLVRDIQRAAKGIPVLGHSEGVCHVYIDSDASIDKAISVVRDSKCDYPAACNAMETLLIHRDLLRTPIFDQLIDMLRTEHVKIHAGPRFASYLTFSPSEVKSLRTEYGDLECCIEVVDSMQEAVDHIHKYGSSHTDVIITENEETAEQFLQQVDSACVFWNSSSRFADGYRFGLGAEVGISTARIHARGPVGLEGLLTTKWVLRGEGHTVADFSEQGSMKYLHENIPIPQGSFS
- the LOC115597029 gene encoding delta-1-pyrroline-5-carboxylate synthase isoform X2, whose protein sequence is MFARLALCSRLPSRIWRSNVCPVPIRAFSQAKFSLPRPHGKSFAHRSQLKQAKRIVVKLGSAVVTRDECGLALGRLASIVEQVAMLQNQGREMMIVTSGAVAFGKQRLRHEILLSQSVRQALHSGQNQLKEMSVPVLEARACAAAGQSGLMALYEAMFTQYSTCTAQILVTNLDFHDEQKRRNLNSTLHELLRMNIVPIINTNDAVVPPPVPSSDLQGVISIKDNDSLAARLAVEMKADLLIALSDVEGLYDSPPGTDDAKLIDIFYPGDQQSITYGTKSRVGLGGMEAKVKAALWALQGGTSVVIANGTNPKVTGHVITDIVEGKKVGTFFSEVKPAGPTVEQQTEMARHAGRTLASLDPEQREEIICCLAELLTEKKDEILSANRRDMELATASGRLSQPLINRLSLSTAKLNSLAIGLRQLAVSSRDSVGRVLRRTRVANNLELEQITVPIGVLLVIFESRPDCLPQVSALAIASGNALLLKGGKEASNTNKILHQLTQEALSLHGVSDAIQLVSTREEVEDLCRLDKMIDLIIPRGSSQLVRDIQRAAKGIPVLGHSEGVCHVYIDSDASIDKAISVVRDSKCDYPAACNAMETLLIHRDLLRTPIFDQLIDMLRTEHVKIHAGPRFASYLTFSPSEVKSLRTEYGDLECCIEVVDSMQEAVDHIHKYGSSHTDVIITENEETAEQFLQQVDSACVFWNSSSRFADGYRFGLGAEVGISTARIHARGPVGLEGLLTTKWVLRGEGHTVADFSEQGSMKYLHENIPIPQGSFS
- the LOC115597029 gene encoding delta-1-pyrroline-5-carboxylate synthase isoform X3, translating into MLQNQGREMMIVTSGAVAFGKQRLRHEILLSQSVRQALHSGQNQLKEMSVPVLEARACAAAGQSGLMALYEAMFTQYSTCTAQILVTNLDFHDEQKRRNLNSTLHELLRMNIVPIINTNDAVVPPPVPSSDLQGVNVISIKDNDSLAARLAVEMKADLLIALSDVEGLYDSPPGTDDAKLIDIFYPGDQQSITYGTKSRVGLGGMEAKVKAALWALQGGTSVVIANGTNPKVTGHVITDIVEGKKVGTFFSEVKPAGPTVEQQTEMARHAGRTLASLDPEQREEIICCLAELLTEKKDEILSANRRDMELATASGRLSQPLINRLSLSTAKLNSLAIGLRQLAVSSRDSVGRVLRRTRVANNLELEQITVPIGVLLVIFESRPDCLPQVSALAIASGNALLLKGGKEASNTNKILHQLTQEALSLHGVSDAIQLVSTREEVEDLCRLDKMIDLIIPRGSSQLVRDIQRAAKGIPVLGHSEGVCHVYIDSDASIDKAISVVRDSKCDYPAACNAMETLLIHRDLLRTPIFDQLIDMLRTEHVKIHAGPRFASYLTFSPSEVKSLRTEYGDLECCIEVVDSMQEAVDHIHKYGSSHTDVIITENEETAEQFLQQVDSACVFWNSSSRFADGYRFGLGAEVGISTARIHARGPVGLEGLLTTKWVLRGEGHTVADFSEQGSMKYLHENIPIPQGSFS